A region of the Streptomyces durocortorensis genome:
GAACGTGGCGATGAACAGCGCGGCGGTCGACCTGGTCGCCGAGCTGCGCCGCCCCGTGATGCCCAGCTTCCACGCGGCGTTCAGCCTCGGCGGCATGATCGGGGCCGGGCTCGGCGGGCTGGTCGCGGGCGGCCTCTCCGCCTCCGCCCATCTCTTCCTCCTGGCCGGGGTCGGCCTCCTCGTCACCGCCTTCGCCGGACCCTCACTGCTGCGCCACCGCCCGGACACGGTTGTGGAGGCAGCCGTACCGGAGGCCGTCGGCCCGCGCCCGGCCCAGCAGCGGCTGACGCCCCGGGCCCGCCGCATCGTCGCGCTCTTCGGCGTGATCGCCCTGTGCACGGCGTACGGCGAAGGGGCCCTGGCCGACTGGGGCGCTCTGCACCTGGAACAGGACCTGGGCGCACACCCCGGGCTCGCCGCCGCCGGATACGCGTTGTTCGCCCTGACCATGACGGTGGGGCGGCTGACCGGGACCCTGCTCCTGGAACGGCTCGGCCAGACCCGCACCCTCGTCCTCGGCGGGGCGACAGCGGCGGCCGGCATGCTGCTCGGCTCGCTGGCGCCGACCGCGTGGCTCGCGCTGGCCGGGTTCGCGGTCACCGGCCTGGGGCTGGCCAACATCTTCCCGGTCGCCGTGGGCCGGGCCGGCGAACTGGCCGGGCCGAGCGGAGTGGCCGCCGCGTCGACACTCGGCTACGGCGGGATGCTGCTGGGCCCGCCCGCGATCGGCTTCCTCGCCGACTGGTTCTCGCTGCCAGTGGCACTGACGACGGTGGCCCTGCTGGCCGCGGCGGCCGCCGCACTGGGCTACGGAGCCCGCAACGCCACGCGCACGTGACCGGCCCCGTGCGCCTGATCGACACTCCTCCGGTCGATGGCCCTGGGCTGGTTCGTCCGGCCGGTGCGCGTGGCCGGACCGGCCGGATCCCAGCGCCCGCAAGGCGCTTGACGCCCTGCACGGCCCTGGCACAATCGCCGCCATGAAGATCACCGAGCACATCACGTCGCTGTCCGAGGAGGGGCGGCTGCTCGCGGCCGCCGCCGAACAGGCCGGCACGGGGGCAGCGGTGCCGACCTGCCCCGGCTGGCAGATACGCCATCTTCTTCGGCACACCGGCATGGTGCACCGATGGGCTGCCGCC
Encoded here:
- a CDS encoding MFS transporter; the protein is MFFALDGFLFAGWVVRIPAIKQQTGASASALGLALLGVSAGAVITMMLTGRLCRRYGSHAVTVACGILLPLSIALPAQTHSPLSLGLVLLVFGAAYGGMNVAMNSAAVDLVAELRRPVMPSFHAAFSLGGMIGAGLGGLVAGGLSASAHLFLLAGVGLLVTAFAGPSLLRHRPDTVVEAAVPEAVGPRPAQQRLTPRARRIVALFGVIALCTAYGEGALADWGALHLEQDLGAHPGLAAAGYALFALTMTVGRLTGTLLLERLGQTRTLVLGGATAAAGMLLGSLAPTAWLALAGFAVTGLGLANIFPVAVGRAGELAGPSGVAAASTLGYGGMLLGPPAIGFLADWFSLPVALTTVALLAAAAAALGYGARNATRT